DNA sequence from the Candidatus Kaistella beijingensis genome:
ATCCACATCTTTAAAATCAAAATTTTTGAAAATCTTGAAATTCCAAAGATATTGAAGCAACTTTTCGTTCATATTTTTTCTCACGGATTTCACAGATTTGCACGAAAAAAAAAATAAAATTCTGTGGAAATCTGTGTTATCTGTGCGCTATTTCCTAAAATGTTTTATCGTTTCCTCATACATTTTTTCATACAGCGGCAAAATATTTTTCAAATCAAATCGTATTGCCTGTTCTTTTGCCTTTTTCTTCATTTCCGACAAAAGTTGCTCGTCGCTCAATAATTTGATGGCGTAGTTGCTCATTGCATCCACATTTCCGATTTCTGCGAGATAACCTGTTTCACCCTGAATATTCACTTCGGGAATTCCGCCTGCATTAGAAGAAATTACAGGCGTGTTTGCAGCCATCGCTTCCAATGCGGCCAAACCGAAACTTTCCTGCTCTGAAGGAAGTAGGAAAACATCTGAAAGTTGAAGAATTCTATACAAATCATTTACTTTACCAAGAAGTCGTATTCTGCCGATTAAGTCTGGATTGTCTTCTAGAAACTCATTGATTTTTTCCATGTCGGGTCCTTCACCGATGATGATCAGTTTGGATTTTACTTTTGAGTTTACATTTTTAAAAATCTGCAAAACTTCATCCACACGCTTTACAGGACGAAGATTAGAAACATGGATCAGGATTTTCTCATCATCACTTGCAAACTGTTTCCTGCTGCATTCCACATATTCATCAAATTCTGAATTGTCTATGAAATTGGTGATGACTTCGATTGGTTTTGTGATTTTAAAAAATTGCAGCGTGTCTCTTTTCAAACTTTCCGAAACAGAAGTAATCGTATCTGATTGATTGATAGAGAATTCCACCGCATGTTTATAACTCGGATGTTGACCAACCAAAGTAATATCCGTTCCGTGAAGCGTTGTAACCAATGGAATGTCTTTTCCTTCTTCCTTCAACATTTGTTTAGCAGTGAACGCCGCATAAGCGTACGGAATCGCGTAGTGCGCATGAAGCAAATCGAGTTTGTATAAATTTACCACGCGATAAATCATCGACGAAAGCGCAATATCATACGGTTGATACTGGAAAAGCGGGTACGTCTGAACATTCACTTTATGGAAAAAAATATTCGGATTCGTGATGTCGAGTCGTGCAGGAAGTGCGGAACTGATGAAGTGAACTTCGTAACCTTTGTTGGCGAGCGACATGCCTAATTCTGTAGCAACGATGCCACTTCCGCCATAGGTTGGGTAACAGAGGATTCCTATTTTCATGTGTTTGTTTTATACTGAAAAATTTCTCTTAAAGGTAAGATAAAATGGATGAATGAAGCAAAAGATAATGGTATTTTGTGTTCGAAAGGCTTGAAAAGTATTTACTGCAACTCTACTTTTTAAACCACAAAAGGCACAAAAGAATTTTGCTACTATTATTTTGTTATATAAAGTCTGCTATTTTTAAAAAACACAAAAGAAAAAAATCAAAGATTTTTTTTGAGAACCAATCTTTTGTGCCTTTCGTGGTTATTATTTTTTAACAACTATTGTTTAACAAATAATCAATGTGGTAATTGCTCAAAATATTTATTGACAAAGGTTTCTTGTCCATCAGGATAAATTTTTTCTACATTGAAATTGACTAAAATTCCTTTAGGTTTTTGTAGTAAGTTAATATAATGAATCACTTTTGCACGGTGAATCGGATTAAATTCCGAAACACTTTTTATTTCCAAAACAATTAAATCTTCGATTAAAAAGTCACAACGATAATCGTTATCAACTGTAATTCCTTTGTAAATTACAGGTATATGAAATTGAGACCTAAAATTAATTCCCTGCAATTTGAATTCTTGCTCAAGACATTTATGATAAACGCTTTCAAGCAAACCGGGTCCCATTATTTTATGAACCTCAATACAAGCACCGTTTATTTTGTAAGTTAAATCTTTTAGATACGATTTTGTCACATTCATGTCTTCAATTTTTAAAACGGAGTTTGATTTGTACGGCAATTGAAAATCTTTGATTTTCAACTTTTGTGCATTATTTGCGGAAAAGTTTGCAGCATAAACGTCCAATAAAAACTTTTGTGCCTTTTGTGGTTAAATTTATTTACTCTACCACTTTTTTAGAATTTTTCAAATTCGTTCTCACCGATTCATTCAAATCCATTCCCATTCCAGCTTTCAGTTTGTCATTGACTAAAACCGGAAGTCTGCCCCAAATTTTTGTTTTTCCGTTCAATGCTTTTGCAGTCGCCGTCATCGAATCGTCATTATTTTCATAAGCAACCAGAACGGTAGAAACTTTAGAAATATCCACATCTTTCAAAGCATAGGCAGAACCAAAAACATTCAGAATCACATTCTGATTTTTACTTAAATCCGACAAGATTTTTTTGCTTGAATCTGAAATTTTATAAGGTTTATAAGCGGTAGAATTATCCTTGTGAAAAGCAACAATCACTTTTGAATTTGCAGGAATTGTGGAGATTTCTGATGGTTTTTTAACAATCAACGTGGTATTCAGATTCATCGTGTCGAGGAATGTTTGATATGGCGCTTCTTCCAAAGGAACGTAGTAATAGGTCTCTTTGCAGTTCAGTGGCAGAAGCTTTTTATCGTCCTTCAACAACGTCAACGCATTGGAATACATTTTCTGCACGATTTGTTTGTGCGAATCGTTGTTTAAGTCAGCATTAATATTTTCAGGATTTTTTGGTTCATATTGGTTTAAACCTAAAAAATATTTGGTCAAAAGAATCTTCTTTACGCTTTCTTCCACACGATTTTGTGAAATTTCTTTATTATCAATTGCCAGTTGAATCAGACGTTTTCCTTCTTTCACGCCATCAGAAAAAAGCATGATGTCGTTTCCAGCCTTGAAAGCGAGCGCATCCAATTCTCCCGGTTTATATCGTTTTGCAACGGCTCCCATATTTAAGGCGTCGGTAATAATCAAACCTTTATAACCGAATTTTTCTTTTAAAAGTCCGGTAATAATATTTTTTGAAACCGATGCAGGAATTCCTTTAGCGCTTTCCAAACTTGGAACGTATAGATGAGCGACCATCACTCCTCCAATTCCTTTATCCATCAATGCTTTGAAAGGAGCGAGTTCTACTTCATTCAATCTTTTCAAATCGTGGGACACTTCAGGTAAATCCAAATGCGAATCGGTATTGGTGTCGCCATGTCCCGGAAAATGTTTGATTGCAGCCAAAACATTGTTGTCCTGAAGTCCGTTGGAATAAGCCATTGCAGAATTCACCACATTTTGAACTTCCGAACCGAAACTTCTATTACCGATAATAGGATTATTTGGGTTCGTGTTCACGTCAACAACAGGTGCAAAATCCCAATTGATGCCCATTCTGTGACAATCTTCGGCAATTTTTGCGGACATTTCTTTAATTAAGTTTTTGTCCTGAATCGCTCCCAAAGTCATCGCCCAAGGAAATTTGCGGGCCGTTGCAATTCTTTGGTAAAGTCCCCATTCTGCATCCATCCCAATCATTAATG
Encoded proteins:
- the bshA gene encoding N-acetyl-alpha-D-glucosaminyl L-malate synthase BshA; its protein translation is MKIGILCYPTYGGSGIVATELGMSLANKGYEVHFISSALPARLDITNPNIFFHKVNVQTYPLFQYQPYDIALSSMIYRVVNLYKLDLLHAHYAIPYAYAAFTAKQMLKEEGKDIPLVTTLHGTDITLVGQHPSYKHAVEFSINQSDTITSVSESLKRDTLQFFKITKPIEVITNFIDNSEFDEYVECSRKQFASDDEKILIHVSNLRPVKRVDEVLQIFKNVNSKVKSKLIIIGEGPDMEKINEFLEDNPDLIGRIRLLGKVNDLYRILQLSDVFLLPSEQESFGLAALEAMAANTPVISSNAGGIPEVNIQGETGYLAEIGNVDAMSNYAIKLLSDEQLLSEMKKKAKEQAIRFDLKNILPLYEKMYEETIKHFRK
- a CDS encoding glycoside hydrolase family 3 protein; translated protein: MKNFKSQIALLFILIFSLKSTAQYQPKNLSKSDLKKANDWVDKTYSSLSQDEKLGQLFIVALYTNKGEDFINNVRNIVINEKIGGIILMQDDAEREINLVNEFQSKSKVPLMIGMDAEWGLYQRIATARKFPWAMTLGAIQDKNLIKEMSAKIAEDCHRMGINWDFAPVVDVNTNPNNPIIGNRSFGSEVQNVVNSAMAYSNGLQDNNVLAAIKHFPGHGDTNTDSHLDLPEVSHDLKRLNEVELAPFKALMDKGIGGVMVAHLYVPSLESAKGIPASVSKNIITGLLKEKFGYKGLIITDALNMGAVAKRYKPGELDALAFKAGNDIMLFSDGVKEGKRLIQLAIDNKEISQNRVEESVKKILLTKYFLGLNQYEPKNPENINADLNNDSHKQIVQKMYSNALTLLKDDKKLLPLNCKETYYYVPLEEAPYQTFLDTMNLNTTLIVKKPSEISTIPANSKVIVAFHKDNSTAYKPYKISDSSKKILSDLSKNQNVILNVFGSAYALKDVDISKVSTVLVAYENNDDSMTATAKALNGKTKIWGRLPVLVNDKLKAGMGMDLNESVRTNLKNSKKVVE
- a CDS encoding GxxExxY protein is translated as MNVTKSYLKDLTYKINGACIEVHKIMGPGLLESVYHKCLEQEFKLQGINFRSQFHIPVIYKGITVDNDYRCDFLIEDLIVLEIKSVSEFNPIHRAKVIHYINLLQKPKGILVNFNVEKIYPDGQETFVNKYFEQLPH